The Spinacia oleracea cultivar Varoflay chromosome 2, BTI_SOV_V1, whole genome shotgun sequence DNA segment AGAGGGACAGAAGCAGTGGTTGAGCAGAGACATTAATTTGCTTAGACTTGAGAGTTGGTGAATGCCTCCTAAGGCTAGGGTTTTCCAGTGGCATGCTTGTCGTGACACTTACCTTATTACCTATTAGTGAGCGTATGCATGGAAAAACGCATCCAGGGCTTAGTTTTAGAAGTCGCGAGGCGCACCAAGGAGAAAAAGTCCCTGGAGCCTAGGCGCAAGATGAAGTCGCGCAAACCTTTTGTGAGCAAGGCGCAAAATTTTCTTAAAATTTTtgtgttaaaaaaaaatcaaaatagtaTATCTTTTTGTCACAAAGGGGTAAAATAGTGCTTCTAGTAAAATAAAAAGCCTTTTTggggaaaaagaaaaacaaaaaaaagggacCAAGAGGTTCAAGAAACTttttaggcacctttttagtcACCGACTCTTCATTTAGATTCTCAAAAGAATTGTGCCACACGGCCCACACCTTACATAAAACAGTTACttcaaaatagaaaaagaaGGAGTTTACATGACCTGTCGCTGAAAGAGACAAGAAAACAATGGAGAAATTTGgggttttctctcttctcttttcaatataataatttttaacTGTTAGAGAGCAATTGGAGCCTTATACCATAAGACTCATAAAACTCTGCGCCTTGAGCCCGGGAAAAGCGCATATGGCGCTTACTTTTGGTAGGGTGCTCCGATTAGGCGCCTGGACCTGCGCCTTGAGTGAGCCCAGGGCGCACTTTATAAAACTAAGATCCTTGGCCTATCTATTGAGTGTGGCTTGCGGTAGTGGTGAGTGGTAGGACATGCTTCAAGTGTTCAAGGATTTTTCTTTAGCTAGCGGGGGGGGGGGTACTAAGTCCTGCCTCTTTTCTTGCTCAAAGTAAGAAGGTAGTTTGCAATGGGTTGTTGGGGATTATGGAATTATCGGAACGAGAATCTGTTTGTAGAGGGTGTAACGCGATATGGGATGTAATTAGGACAGATTTCAGTTACTCTTTAAGATTTTTATAAAGCTTAACCTGACGGAGTGACGGATTAGTTGCACAGGAGCGTCTAGAACTCTAGATGTGTTCTGAGAAACACTGCAGGGAAGGATTATTAGAATTAACTGTGATATAGATGTTATGTGTTATGGTGTTGTGGGTATGAGATTGCTTACAAGGTGAAGTGGTTATGGGCCTTGTGGCAGTGGTGAGAGGCTAGCAATGATCCACACATAGCCAAGGCAAACACTTCATTTGGGATGAAATTTTGTGCTTCATTGCAGCCTTGATGTGGTTTTCATGGAGAGTGATGAATTGTAATTAATCGAATCGATTGTTTTGGAGGAGATCAAGACTTCATTGTCTTAACTTCTCTTTCCTTGGAAGATATTTATCTATACttactagttttaattatggtcATTGTCTCATGTTAATATGGTAACCTTGCTCTCCTTTAATTGCCAATTTCTCACCCGGCACAACTGTGTGAACAGGTTTCAAAAGGGGATTTTCGAAATGTATTCTAGAAGCATTGCTATGGATGTAATCTTATTCGTTGTTAATCTAAAATTACCCTCCCCAATTTCCCTTCAAAATCATTTTCGTTTAGATTTCAAGAAGAATGCTACTTCTTCCAAATAGCGATGGAATGAATGAAAAAAGTAATAACCGAAATTTGCGCGTTGAACTTACTCGAATAATTTCCATGACTAAAAAAGTTGCCAAAGCCACACCAAAAGCAAGATTAAGAAAATCTGGCTGAAAAGAAGTAAGACAAAACGTAGCATCAGACATTGTTAGAAGAGACGGAAATTAACAAAACAGCCATCATGAAGGAGAATCAACCTGAAGAATAAGAGCAGGGACAAACATAGAAACAGCCATTAGATGATAATACTTCCGCAAGAGGATCCTCTCCACCTTACTACTCTTTGAAATGTTATAGAACCGATGCACCGAGACACATATTACACCTACCCAGTAGACACACAATGATAACCTCTTCAGTGGCTCAGAGAAAACGAACTCAAGCACCCTGTTCAAGCATATTTAAAGTTAAGATTCAGCTAAGTAAATTGCATTTTAGTAAAGCACCACCGTTCCACAATTTCATGCCAATCTAGACGACAATTTTCCAGAATGAGTTTTGTTAAATGCATAAAGAGCCATCATTAATTATTTCAGATAGTAAAAAAACTCAAAATGATTAAGGGAATGCTTGGGGAGTAATGTATAAAGAGggtaaaaaaaaagcaaaattaAAGAAAACGAAAGGGAATGCAAGTAGTTGTTAAGGACGAGGTAGTGATGGTGTAATTGTAAGAGGGATTGTGTAGTTATGGTATGGTGAGAGGTGAAAAAGGGGGAACTGTTATCCTCATTTTGGGGGTAATACACTAATAGTTAGTTATCCCAGTGTGGGGGTGGGTAACTATTACCTTCATTATGAAGCTAATAATTCCCCCAACTCTCCCTTTCCCTCATGCAACCACTACCTTATCTCATTTGCCACCACCTCTAATCATTTATATTTTTCCTAGTTTAACTTTTATTACCCCTTAATACACTCCCCTAATCTAAGCATGGCCTAAACAGTATAATATGACCAACGGATTATCTTGAACGCCTGCAGCAAACACTTAATAGGATGCAACCTCTGATGATCCAAGCATTTCCTGAATAAGTATAGTTATGGGAAGGGAAGATATAATCAAGACCTACAGGCCATCACTATTCAGATTGGTTTAATTTTAAAGGCAGAAACTCAGTGTAGCTAGCTCGCAGGGAGAAGGCTTCAAGAAACTTTTACTGATTATTTTTTCAGATTCCTTCTCTTTCATAAAAAATTgagaaaagttttttttttttaataggaaaaattatttttattaagaaATGGAGAGAAGTACAGCAAGAGGACAAGGTGTTCTCATAATGAACGATAATAAACTAGTTACAAATGTGCCCAGTTCCATTGTCGGCTTGTAGCTCCCCAGTTGAGTAAGTTTTAATATCCCAGCAGCCTTAGTCCACAAGGGTGCCAACAAAGTTAGTAAATCACGTGAAACGGTGAAACAGATGCTCCTTTAAAAATCCGAGGATTCCCTTCCAACCAAATTGTCCAACGGATTGCCAAACAGTATTTCGCCATAGTTCCTTTTTCTCCTTCGCCTTTCCGAAACCCACAAATCGAATTGCCCTCTTCTAGAATTCTCAGTTCCCACTCTGGCTCCCTCAGACCCAAAAGTATGATCCCTTCACCactcccccccccctccccccttTTAAATCCCTCATGAACAAGAAAAGCATGAAGACGATTAGATGAAACAAGAGCAAGTGAAAAAACAGAAGAGAAAAGCAGAAAATAAGAACCAGAATGTGTTGTAGAATGGAAATTTAGGAACGTAGAATGATGAAGAAGAGAAACCGAGGGAACATTATTTAACTACTTGTATTACATCATACATTATATATCATATAATCTCAGGCCTCCGAGTGGCTAGACTCTCCCGAAACTATAAGCTAAAACAAAGTAAAGTAAAACTCACTAATAATTTTCTGCTTTGTTTCCCTCTCACTGATCTCTACCCTTTATATAGCTAACACATTTGCTTTATCCCAAGCTAATTCTAACCAACTAATATATTAACGCCAGTAATACCCCTCGCTCTAGTAGTGCATCACAAAATGCTCCACAAAGCATCTTATCTTACCTTGCTTCCTTGACTCAACTAGCTGCCCACTCAATGGGGCTTATATCAAACTTCTTCTCCTCTATACTTCAGTATGTTCTATCCTTCCCCATCCAACCAGGCTATTGGGCATGTAATGAACTACTGAAACAACTCTGTGCTGAAGTTCTTAGCCAATTCCTATCTCCAGAATTAAAATGCAGTGatgggaaaaaaaaatattacagcTTCACAGGTAAATTTTGTACACCAGGCATACACAAGGAAGAATGCATTCATACCATAACAGAGGATGCACTTGAAAATCCTGAACAAACTGCACCCACAGTGGAATGACCGCAGCTGAACTGACTGCCAGCAAAGTGAAGAATAAAACAGATTGCCCACTCTCATTCCAGATCCTTGCTTTACAAACACTAGAACTGGTGAAGCGATTGACAATTTGAACAGAAACTTTGGTAAGTAAAGGAAACAGGAGGAGGCCGAGCAGATAACCCTGCAacaaatggaaaaataaataacaTAATACTATAGGAGTGGCTTCTCATCTACCTAAACCACATGCCAACTCAGCCAAAACAGAAGGAAAACTGCAACAGACAATCTACCTGAATGATGGTGCTAATCTCACTTCTTTTGATGCTATATCGCACATCAACCTCTGATGGCATCAAGTACTGTACGATCTGATGAAAAGAGAATACTGCCTTTACTACAAATAAACTTGCAGAATGATTCATATTAATTAAAGAGTAAGTGCAGAAACCTTGACAAGAGTAGATCTAAGCATGTCTCCAAAATATGTAGTAAGACCAACAGTCACCAAAAGCGCTTCTCCTACAACATTGAACGAACAAGAATCAATATACAAAATGGAAGGTTAGCTAGTATATCCTTACAGTAATACGCTacagaaaaaaataattatacatTAAACTTCTTCtcataaaaaaattaacatggGTTTTCCTTGAAAGCTTAAACAGCCAATATATCTTGAGTTTAAATGAAAACAAAGATCCTGTGACAGTTGAGTACCTTTAGAAACAAAAGCTAGAAACATTTGTCATGGAGTATACTATGAATTTGAACCTGATAAAACTAATCCGTACCCAATATCATCAACTTAGATCAAAATTGTGCCGAAATAAGAAAATCCGATTTTGACCCAATCCAAACCAaaagctgaaaattaaaatGTCTAATATGATCTAATATTCATAATAAGCTAATGGAACTTGAACTTGACTATGTTGAACGACTAGAAGCGATGGTATCCAAACCAATGAAACCAAATTGCTTACAACCCGTGTATCATCTGCAGATTTATCCAAACTAAACCTGATCTAGATGCCCTTTTGTTTCTCCAACACCCCGCACCCGCTAAGCAGTGGTGGAATCATGGAAAAAGAACAGTGAGCAGAGAGGGGGTCATGAACATTATACTCAATAAAGAAAAAAAGGTATAACCCCTACAATTAATAgagatattaaaaaaaaaacttttcactATACAAATCACAGAAAGATCCCAATTTTTTTCCAAGGGAAAATGACAGGAAAAAAAATGAGTTAAAGAAAGGGAAATTTTCAGGAAAGGTGTAAGATGTCTAAAAAAGTACAAATAGGCAACGTTAATTTTCACTGAAATGATTATGTTCTATGAAGAAAGGATACAAATAGAACAGGAAAAAAAACGAAATACCAAGTTGCCGTTTTGAAAACCCGAAGACGTGACTGTATGCACAACATCAAACACATAATATAAAGGCTATACCAACTAATCTGGGTTTCCATCAAAACCAATTGTGTCATTTGTCACTCTCTTCGTTCCCCCTACTCTGGCTTTTAAGGCTATGCACAGATTTTAGGAAATGATTGTAAATGCATAGATGTTCAAAATGAACAAAATAGTGCATCGATATTTCAAGTGACAGACAATATGGAATGTGGAAAGTTAATTAAGGGGTCAAATCAAATAGAATGAGGGAGTATACATCTAAGGCTTCAGAGGGCCTATCACCCCCTGCTAATGTCCTCCCTCTTAATACCACACTCCCACGCCTACCCCTGAGGTTAACTAAGGTGCCGAAATAGCAAGATTTCAGCATCCAACcacaattcagttcagttatgAGCTTACACTCTTGGCTAGCAGATGCATCACAACCTTAAAATTTACATTGCTGTCTTGATCTACTTCTCTTGATAAATGACTTTGATTCTAGAAACACAAATGGGTTTATCTTGAATAAACCATGAGATTAACGTATCAAGAACATTATAAATTCTGATAAAGATATAACTTCGTTTATAATAAGGTTGAGTTTTCAGTATGAGAATTGTGCTGTGACTGCTGTCACAACTTCTCTCTCTACCAAAGAAGACAAAATCCGGTCTTGAATCAAagacaaccccccccccccctcccacaCATAAAAAAATAACAGTTTTACATGATCAATCATGAGAAGCTGTTCAACAGCTTTTCAGTTGGGATGGAGCAACATCACTCAAATTCTGACAGGAAAGCCTATTTTCTCCATTTATCCTTACTCCTAAATTGCATAAAATCTCATTCTCATGCCAAAGAAGCTTAAATGACAGATCTGAATATCACTACTTAACTACTTTACGGCATTGCAAAATTTCTCCTTCGAAACCCTTGGTAAAGTAACACAATAAAGTTAGTCGCCCATTAATTCCCGTGAAAGTCCAACATACTGTAATGTCTGTAACCACACCATAGGCAAGGGCCTCATGAGAGGTACCAAGGTAATATTTATTCGTAACCACTTCATACAGAAGATCCCCAAGTAAGCCATTATCATACAAGTGGGATTGCTTGAAAAACTTGATAGTGTTCTGCCCAAATGATTATTAACTGATTGGTGGACTACTCAACTAGCTCTGTAAATGAGCCCACTGAGGGGAAAAAACCATCACCTCCTAGTTTTCAAAATCTTGCTCCCATCCTCACAGCTCCAATTCTCTCACTTTGTTAGTTGATTGTGTCTTGTTGGACTCGTCTTCTATCCGTGCTCACTCTTCCTCCTATCCTCACTGCTCCATTTCTCTCACTTTGTTAGTTGATTGTGTCTTGACGGACTCATCTTCTTTTCGTGCTCACTTCTTCAACAGTGCAAGTTAACAGGCGATTCAAATTTTAAGTCTGATGACTCTGATCTGAAGCTAAAACGGTTGAAAGTGCACTTTAGAGTTTCTAAAAGTTGTTTGACGACTTGAGGATGCAGCACTGGGATGGGAGAGGGCGGGGGGGAGGGAGCTTTTAAGAGTTGGCTTATACAGTTTTAAATTTATAGGTTAAAGTCTTCCCCGGGCCAAGACAACATCCCTACATCCTAGAAGCTACACAAAACCAATCTAACTGCCACAAGGTGTAACAGCAGAACAGATTTCTTAGCTGACATGTCTAGAATCGTTGCAAAAACAAGTCCCAAAAGGCCAAAACACACAAGGCTAGTTTCCACAAGTGGGTGGCAAAAATACATTTCCCTTGACCCAAACAAAGTAGACGAAAGAGCATGAACAAGATCAGACTAGCTCATACCTATGGAAGCACACGAAGGGAAAGTACAAAGAACGTGCTGAATCAATTTCACTGCAGCTACTCCATGACCTATCATCCACAGAAGCATCAATGCCAAGTGCAACCCTGTAATAAATAATGAGATCAAGTCATATGGTCATATACCAGCCAATAAGCAAGATAAAAGACATCTATGACAATATATGAGAAAGATAACACTAGCATATCAACTATAAACGACTCAGTGGCCTTCACTTTGCATGATAGACTGAATGTTCCCATAACCAAGACATACCATAATTAGAAGAATCAAATGGGAGAATCGTGTATACTACTACACCCAACATTACACATGTGAAGGTGCATTTCAATGCAACTCTGCTGCTGCTTGAATGCTGAATGACCACACCAAGGAACAGAAGTATACTGAAGCAGCTAATATACGTAGTCCAATATAGCACCTTCTGGTACTGAAATTCTGCACAGCATGAGGAAATTGAGCATTTAAAGAATGGATGTGCCAACTAGTAATTCACACATAGAACTACTGTTGCTTACAGTAGAAGATTAACAAAATAATGAGATCACAATTCATCACGAACATCCTACTATACACAGAGTACATAACTTTTCCCCATTCATCCCATGGAGAAACTGAACTACACATTTGTCTATCATAAATCATGCTTCTCAATTTTCCGAAGAAATGACAAAACCACGTGTGaagaaaaaatatttcttctccCTCAACCTAACAAACTATCGGTATATGAAACTTGACCTTAGTTGCATACTTTGTTTAAGAAATTGGCGATACTTATTACTCATGTAATTATACTCTATAAAAAATATCATTCCTAGTTACATAAGGTAATCTGTCATTCCCTAGATTTAAACGTTAGATAGCAATAAACAAAGCCACAAAACTTTTCTACTTTTACCACTCTTCAAAACTTACTACTGTATACGGGAAGCAAATTAACATATGCAAACTCTTCACCATCAAGTTTGCAAATTTTAACGAGTATTCAAGTAGTCGAGGCAGTAAAATATTCGAAAATGTCCACAACATTATACCTGCAAGTGCAACTTCTGCTAATGCCAATCCTCTTGACAGCTGTATTAACTTAGAGAACACTACAGCAGGCAACGTCACTGCTCCCAGCAGAATTCCCGACGACGCACCTGGCCTGCAAAATTTAATCAATTAACGATACACTAATGCTGATGCAGACTTGCTTTTCAATAGTAAAACTTAAACTCATTCTTCAATGTCAAttacaataaaattaaaaaacctaAAATTTCAACCTCCATTACCAAAAAATACTTAATATTCCAACATTATAAAAAACCTAGAAACAAGTAAAAACCTAAACCGGTCAAATTACCTGGCACTGAATTTCGCGGTGGTTGTGGCGGC contains these protein-coding regions:
- the LOC110792880 gene encoding dolichol kinase EVAN, giving the protein MASSLLNGERAVVLLVLTRILYSAPFSLLLLEAVALFFLVSAALFVEISVENSAATTTAKFSARPGASSGILLGAVTLPAVVFSKLIQLSRGLALAEVALAEFQYQKVLYWTTYISCFSILLFLGVVIQHSSSSRVALKCTFTCVMLGVVVYTILPFDSSNYGLHLALMLLWMIGHGVAAVKLIQHVLCTFPSCASIGEALLVTVGLTTYFGDMLRSTLVKIVQYLMPSEVDVRYSIKRSEISTIIQGYLLGLLLFPLLTKVSVQIVNRFTSSSVCKARIWNESGQSVLFFTLLAVSSAAVIPLWVQFVQDFQVHPLLWVLEFVFSEPLKRLSLCVYWVGVICVSVHRFYNISKSSKVERILLRKYYHLMAVSMFVPALILQPDFLNLAFGVALATFLVMEIIRVWRIWPFGETIHHFMNAFTDHRDSEILIVSHFSLLLGCALPIWISSGFSDRPLAPFAGILSLGIGDTMASMVGYKYGVLRWSKTGKKTIEGTAAGITSVMAACSFLLPLLASAGYIQNWSSLLLAVIASGLLEAYTAQLDNAFIPLVFYSLLCL